Proteins co-encoded in one Acidovorax sp. 69 genomic window:
- a CDS encoding LysR substrate-binding domain-containing protein: protein MATAAPSSFLSSAARRIPPIQCLLTFEALARLRSVTQTAEELCVTPSAVSHRVKQLEQILGVRLFGRADFSLTTEGSAYLAHVREGLGALQRFPGQTASTGRRRLKLAVTPTFARTILIPRLRQFTEAYPEIDLALQVSIPLLDVVAEDADLIVRFGAGHYADVEHVELARDVVTPLATPAFVREHGPFDRPDDLEGVPLLRSPLEPWRTWFAATGLDWAEPSEGSQFNDIGLMCDAAAAGMGVALVRLKLGAPWLENGTLVRLFATDTASPHAHYLCWRTGTMDRWECAAFAEWLRKTMA, encoded by the coding sequence CGAGGCCCTGGCGCGCCTGCGCAGCGTGACCCAGACAGCCGAAGAGCTGTGCGTGACGCCCAGCGCCGTGAGCCACCGGGTCAAGCAGCTCGAACAAATCCTGGGCGTGCGGCTGTTTGGACGGGCCGATTTTTCGCTGACTACCGAGGGCAGCGCCTACCTGGCCCATGTGCGCGAGGGACTGGGCGCTCTGCAGCGGTTTCCAGGGCAGACGGCCTCGACCGGGCGGCGGCGGCTCAAACTGGCGGTCACGCCCACGTTTGCACGCACCATCCTCATCCCGCGCCTGCGCCAGTTCACCGAGGCGTACCCCGAGATTGACCTGGCGCTGCAGGTGTCCATCCCCCTGCTGGACGTGGTGGCCGAAGATGCCGACCTGATCGTGCGCTTTGGCGCGGGCCACTATGCCGACGTCGAGCATGTGGAACTGGCCCGCGACGTGGTCACCCCCCTGGCCACACCCGCCTTCGTGCGCGAGCACGGCCCGTTTGACCGGCCCGACGACCTGGAGGGCGTGCCCCTGCTGCGCAGCCCGCTGGAACCCTGGCGCACCTGGTTTGCCGCCACCGGCCTGGACTGGGCCGAACCCAGCGAAGGCTCGCAATTCAACGACATCGGCCTGATGTGCGACGCCGCCGCCGCCGGCATGGGCGTGGCCTTGGTGCGCCTCAAACTCGGCGCGCCCTGGCTGGAAAACGGCACGCTGGTGCGCCTGTTTGCCACCGACACCGCCAGCCCCCACGCGCACTACCTGTGCTGGCGCACCGGCACCATGGACCGGTGGGAATGCGCGGCGTTTGCCGAGTGGCTGCGCAAGACGATGGCCTAG
- a CDS encoding FAD-linked oxidase C-terminal domain-containing protein, with the protein MNTASSSPAGATPAERAARQAEVVQALGRVVPAHALLWHTEDTTPYECDGLTAYRQRPLVVCLPETYGEVQAVLRVCHQLQVPVVARGAGTGLSGGAMPHAMGVTMSLAKFNRILDINPESRTAVVQCGVRNLAISEAAAPYGLYYAPDPSSQIACTIGGNVAENSGGVHCLKYGLTVHNVLKVKGFTVEGEPVEFGSEALDAPGYDLLAAVIGSEGMLAVTTEVTVKLIPKPMLARCIMASFDDVRKAGDAVAAVIAAGIIPAGLEMMDKPMTAAVEDFVKAGYDLTAEAILLCESDGTPEEVEEEIGRMSDVLRAAGATAISVSQDEAERLRFWSGRKNAFPASGRISPDYMCMDSTIPRKRLADILLAIQEMEKKYQLRCANVFHAGDGNLHPLILFDANDADQLRRCELFGAEILETSVAMGGTVTGEHGVGVEKLNSMCVQFSAEENAQMFGLKHAFDPAGLLNPGKVIPTLNRCAEYGKMLVRAGQIKHPDLPRF; encoded by the coding sequence ATGAACACCGCCTCCTCCTCCCCAGCGGGCGCCACCCCGGCCGAACGCGCTGCACGCCAGGCCGAAGTCGTCCAGGCCCTCGGCCGCGTGGTGCCCGCCCACGCACTGCTGTGGCACACCGAAGACACCACGCCGTATGAATGCGACGGCCTCACCGCCTACCGCCAGCGCCCGCTGGTGGTGTGCCTGCCCGAGACCTATGGCGAAGTGCAGGCCGTGCTCCGGGTTTGCCACCAGTTGCAAGTGCCCGTGGTGGCTCGCGGTGCGGGCACGGGCCTGTCGGGCGGGGCCATGCCCCACGCGATGGGCGTGACCATGTCGCTGGCCAAGTTCAACCGCATCCTCGACATCAACCCCGAAAGCCGCACGGCCGTGGTGCAGTGTGGCGTGCGCAACCTGGCCATCAGCGAAGCCGCCGCGCCCTACGGCCTGTACTACGCGCCCGATCCCAGCAGCCAGATCGCCTGCACCATCGGCGGCAACGTGGCCGAGAACTCGGGCGGCGTGCACTGCCTCAAATACGGCCTCACCGTGCACAACGTGCTCAAGGTGAAAGGCTTCACGGTAGAAGGCGAACCCGTGGAGTTCGGCAGCGAGGCGCTGGACGCCCCCGGCTACGACCTGCTGGCCGCCGTGATCGGCAGCGAGGGCATGCTGGCCGTGACCACCGAAGTCACCGTCAAGCTCATCCCCAAGCCGATGCTCGCGCGCTGCATCATGGCCAGCTTTGACGACGTGCGCAAAGCGGGCGACGCCGTGGCCGCTGTGATCGCCGCCGGCATCATCCCCGCCGGCCTGGAGATGATGGACAAACCCATGACCGCCGCCGTCGAGGACTTCGTGAAAGCCGGCTACGACCTGACCGCCGAAGCCATCCTGCTGTGCGAAAGCGACGGCACGCCTGAAGAGGTGGAAGAAGAAATCGGCCGCATGAGCGACGTGCTGCGCGCCGCCGGTGCTACCGCCATTTCGGTCAGCCAGGACGAGGCCGAGCGCCTGCGCTTTTGGAGCGGCCGCAAGAACGCCTTCCCCGCAAGCGGCCGCATCAGCCCCGACTACATGTGCATGGACTCCACCATCCCGCGCAAGCGCCTGGCCGACATCCTGCTGGCCATCCAGGAAATGGAAAAGAAGTACCAGCTGCGCTGCGCCAACGTGTTCCACGCGGGCGACGGCAATCTGCACCCTCTCATCCTGTTCGACGCGAACGACGCGGACCAGCTGCGCCGCTGCGAACTGTTTGGCGCGGAGATTCTGGAGACCAGCGTGGCGATGGGCGGCACGGTGACGGGCGAACATGGCGTGGGCGTGGAAAAACTCAACAGCATGTGTGTGCAGTTTTCTGCGGAGGAGAACGCGCAGATGTTTGGGCTCAAGCATGCATTTGACCCGGCCGGGTTGTTGAACCCGGGGAAGGTGATTCCTACGCTGAATCGGTGTGCGGAGTACGGGAAGATGCTGGTGCGCGCGGGGCAGATCAAGCATCCGGATTTGCCGCGGTTTTGA
- a CDS encoding DUF445 domain-containing protein: MKPETDGATLALRRAKRQALGLLLLVTAVFIATSVVERGLLLNCIKAMAEAAMVGALADWFAVVALFRRPLGLPIPHTAVIARNQARIGRNLATFVRDKFLDVPSLVALIRRHDPAERLAQWLVAPGNAALLGHQATRLASAALETVQDAQVERFIQKAARTLIGQVDMSRALAAVLDTLTHNGRHQALLDDVLGKLIELLQNEQTRAWVAQTIVAWLKKDHPRTEKLLPSDWLGDKGSALLARALESVMADVAANPQHALRAQFDTAVQRFIERLRSDPDWLRKGEEIRTYLQTDATVAGYVQTLWQDLRGALKRDLADADSVVARQVRSLGLWLGQSLAGDAALRQSLNDRLEHWVQGLAPDVSQFVAQHIEDTVRRWDTEEMTQLIELNIGKDLQYIRINGTVVGGLIGLVLFGVSRAGEIWRTVVGT; the protein is encoded by the coding sequence ATGAAGCCCGAGACGGATGGCGCAACCCTCGCCCTGCGCCGGGCCAAGCGACAGGCGTTGGGCCTGCTGCTGCTGGTGACCGCCGTGTTCATTGCCACCAGCGTGGTCGAGCGCGGCTTGCTGCTGAACTGCATCAAGGCCATGGCCGAGGCCGCCATGGTGGGCGCGCTGGCGGATTGGTTCGCGGTGGTGGCGCTGTTCCGCCGCCCGCTGGGCCTGCCCATCCCGCACACCGCCGTCATCGCGCGCAACCAGGCGCGCATCGGCCGCAACCTGGCCACGTTTGTGCGCGACAAGTTTCTGGACGTGCCCTCGCTGGTCGCGCTGATCCGCCGGCACGACCCCGCCGAGCGGCTGGCGCAGTGGCTGGTGGCGCCCGGTAACGCCGCGCTGTTGGGGCACCAGGCTACGCGCTTGGCGTCGGCCGCGCTGGAGACCGTGCAGGACGCGCAGGTGGAACGCTTCATTCAAAAAGCGGCGCGCACGCTGATCGGGCAGGTGGACATGTCGCGCGCGCTGGCCGCCGTGCTCGACACCCTCACGCACAACGGCCGCCACCAGGCGCTGCTGGACGATGTGCTGGGCAAGCTCATCGAGCTGCTGCAGAACGAGCAGACCCGCGCCTGGGTGGCGCAGACCATCGTGGCCTGGCTCAAGAAGGACCACCCACGCACCGAAAAGTTATTGCCCAGCGACTGGCTTGGCGACAAGGGCTCTGCCCTGTTGGCCCGCGCGCTGGAGAGCGTGATGGCCGACGTGGCTGCCAACCCGCAGCACGCCTTGCGTGCGCAGTTTGATACGGCCGTGCAGCGTTTTATCGAGCGCTTGCGCAGCGACCCCGACTGGCTGCGCAAAGGCGAGGAGATCCGCACTTACTTGCAGACCGATGCGACGGTGGCGGGTTATGTGCAGACCCTTTGGCAGGACTTGCGCGGTGCATTGAAACGCGACCTGGCCGATGCCGATTCGGTGGTGGCGCGGCAGGTGCGTAGCCTGGGGTTGTGGCTGGGTCAGTCGCTGGCCGGGGATGCCGCGCTGCGGCAGTCGCTGAACGATCGGCTGGAGCACTGGGTGCAGGGCCTGGCGCCCGACGTGTCGCAGTTTGTGGCGCAGCATATCGAGGACACGGTGCGGCGGTGGGATACGGAAGAGATGACGCAGCTGATTGAGTTGAACATTGGCAAGGATCTGCAGTACATCCGGATCAATGGGACGGTGGTGGGTGGGTTGATCGGGCTGGTGCTGTTTGGGGTGTCGCGCGCGGGGGAAATTTGGCGTACGGTGGTGGGCACCTGA
- a CDS encoding aminotransferase class V-fold PLP-dependent enzyme codes for MPGLLPDIDPDGLLEFSVVYTDRALNHMSKRFTGVVQDILGTLKEVYHAHTAVLVPGSGTFGMEAVARQFANKEKVLIVRNGWFSYRWTQIFDADKGLGGGSVVCKARQQGSGPQAPWAPCPAEEVAATIRAEKPKVVFAPHVETASGIILSDDYLRTVTAAAHEVGALFVLDCVASGAMWVDMQATGVDVLISAPQKGWSGSPCCAMVMLSERARVAIDGTTSSSFSCDLKKWMQIAEGYEKGQHAYHTTMPTDALVRLSEVMQETREYGFAKVRDEQIELGAKVRALLEARGFPSVAAEGFKAPGVVVSYTTDPGIQNGKKFMEVGLQTAAGVPLQCDEGPEFKTFRVGLFGLEKWHNVDRTVGHLSKALDQIAAAA; via the coding sequence ATGCCCGGACTGCTGCCCGATATCGATCCCGATGGTTTGCTTGAATTCTCGGTGGTCTACACCGACCGCGCGCTCAACCACATGTCCAAGCGCTTCACCGGCGTGGTGCAGGACATTCTGGGCACGCTGAAAGAGGTCTATCACGCCCACACCGCGGTGCTGGTGCCCGGCAGCGGCACCTTCGGCATGGAAGCCGTGGCGCGCCAGTTTGCCAACAAGGAAAAAGTGCTCATCGTGCGCAACGGCTGGTTCAGCTACCGCTGGACGCAGATTTTTGACGCCGACAAGGGCCTGGGCGGCGGCTCGGTGGTGTGCAAGGCGCGCCAGCAGGGCAGCGGCCCGCAGGCGCCGTGGGCGCCATGCCCCGCTGAAGAAGTCGCAGCCACCATCCGTGCCGAAAAGCCCAAGGTGGTGTTTGCGCCGCACGTTGAAACCGCCAGCGGCATCATCCTCTCCGACGACTACCTCCGCACCGTGACGGCTGCGGCCCATGAGGTGGGCGCGCTGTTTGTGCTCGATTGCGTGGCGTCGGGCGCCATGTGGGTGGACATGCAGGCCACGGGTGTGGATGTGCTGATTTCCGCGCCGCAAAAGGGCTGGAGCGGCTCGCCCTGCTGCGCCATGGTGATGCTGAGCGAACGCGCGCGGGTGGCGATTGACGGCACCACCAGCAGTAGCTTTTCGTGCGACCTCAAGAAGTGGATGCAGATCGCCGAAGGCTACGAAAAGGGCCAGCACGCGTACCACACCACCATGCCCACCGATGCGCTGGTGCGCCTGTCCGAAGTGATGCAGGAAACGCGTGAATACGGCTTTGCCAAGGTGCGCGACGAGCAGATCGAACTGGGCGCCAAGGTGCGTGCGCTGCTCGAAGCGCGCGGCTTCCCCAGCGTGGCCGCCGAGGGCTTCAAGGCGCCCGGCGTGGTGGTGAGCTACACCACCGACCCCGGCATCCAGAACGGCAAGAAGTTCATGGAAGTGGGCCTGCAGACCGCCGCTGGCGTGCCACTGCAGTGCGATGAAGGCCCTGAGTTCAAGACCTTCCGTGTCGGCCTGTTTGGCCTGGAAAAATGGCACAACGTGGACCGCACCGTGGGCCATTTGTCGAAGGCGCTGGACCAGATTGCAGCGGCTGCCTGA